The following proteins are co-located in the Streptomyces sp. DT2A-34 genome:
- the eccCa gene encoding type VII secretion protein EccCa: MSQIVVKRPPRALPRDVPADPVQLQSPPELPRGQQEGALMQLLPMLGMGGSVVFFFMTPNPIMRIMGMVMIASTIALAIAMLVRYRRGTQGQLADLRRDYLKYLAKSRRTVLRTARLQRDAQFYLHPAPEQLWALVAEGSRLWERRISDDDFGQVRIGLGSQQLATPLVAPETAPVDELEPLTAGAMKQFLNAHSTIEGLPMAISLRAFYHLTISGDETHVRAAARAMVASLATMHSPDDLVVAVAAGQDAAPHWEWAKWLPHVQTEGSDGAGSRRLITSSAQDLELLLKEELEGRPRFQAGGQPLLEQPHIVVVLDGEALSPLSALAAAEGLQGVTIVEVVPARLTGARGGLSVVVHPHALRLESGDGLVYEGTPDRLSPEAAEALALQLAPLYMASGGDSDEPLLANLEFTDLLDLDDAESVDVGRTWRPRSRAERLRVPIGVGEDGTPVMLDLKEAAQDGMGPHGLCVGATGSGKSELLRTLVLGLAVTHSSETLNFVLADFKGGATFAGMADLPHVAAVITNLADDLTLVDRMGDSIRGELNRRQELLRKAGNYANIHDYEKARSAGAALDPIPSLVLVIDEFSELLTAKPDFIDMFVQIGRIGRSLGVHLLLASQRLEEGRLRGLETYLSYRVGLRTFSESESRAALGVPDAYHLPNVPGSGYLKYGTDEMARFKAAYVSGAHRPTSTRATAGDGPLPVDRRPVPFTAAPVPVQYAQVDPRAQVPDPRAGGDDALADTVLDVIVRRLAGQGPAAHQVWLPPLDNPPSLDALLPGLAAEQGRGLTKPGYEGAGRLIVPLGVVDKPFEQRRDPLYRDFSGAAGHMQIVGGPQSGKSTLLRTIISAFALTHTPHEVQFYGLDFGGGGMSAVAGLPHVGGVASRLDPERVRRTVAEVYGILTRREEYFRSSGIDSIATFRKLRARGEISVADQPWGDVFLVIDGWGNFRTEYEGLEAAVLDIASRGLGYGIHLILAASRAMEVRANLKDLLMNRLELRLGDPMDSELDRKAAGNVPAGVPGRGVTPETLHFMGAVPRIDGIHSDADLSEATAAMSRDVDRHWTAPGAPAVRLLPRHISFADLPAALAQPDRGVAFALDENNLEPVHVNFDQDPFFLVFGESESGKSNLLRLLIKQITDLHDGDSCKLFVIDNRRSLLDAAPASHLAEYVPMSNAMDHHVQALADLMQRRTPSPDVTADQLRARNWWSGPTIYVVVDDYDLVSTSGGNPLAPLTELLPFARDVGIRFIVARNSAGAGRSSYEPFMQRIKELGAQGVVLSGDLNEGDILGNVRPRPMPAGRGIFVSRRRGNLLVQTGLIGEESRR; this comes from the coding sequence TTGAGCCAGATCGTCGTCAAACGGCCGCCGAGGGCCTTGCCCAGGGATGTGCCTGCCGATCCAGTGCAGTTGCAATCCCCGCCCGAGTTGCCCAGAGGGCAGCAGGAGGGCGCCCTGATGCAGCTGCTGCCCATGCTGGGCATGGGCGGTTCCGTCGTCTTCTTCTTCATGACGCCGAACCCGATCATGCGCATCATGGGCATGGTCATGATCGCATCGACGATCGCCCTGGCTATTGCCATGCTCGTCCGGTACCGGCGCGGCACCCAGGGCCAACTCGCCGATCTGCGACGGGACTACCTGAAGTACTTGGCCAAATCCCGCCGTACGGTTCTGCGTACGGCGCGGCTGCAGCGCGACGCCCAGTTCTATCTGCATCCGGCTCCCGAGCAGTTGTGGGCGCTGGTCGCCGAGGGCAGCCGCCTCTGGGAGCGCCGTATTAGCGACGACGACTTCGGGCAGGTCCGGATCGGGCTGGGCAGTCAACAACTCGCCACCCCACTGGTCGCACCCGAGACCGCTCCGGTGGACGAGCTGGAGCCGCTCACCGCCGGGGCCATGAAGCAGTTCCTCAACGCGCACAGCACGATCGAGGGCCTGCCCATGGCGATCTCGTTGCGGGCCTTCTACCACCTCACTATCAGCGGGGACGAAACTCACGTCAGAGCGGCGGCGCGCGCCATGGTGGCCTCCCTGGCCACCATGCATTCTCCCGACGACCTGGTGGTGGCTGTAGCCGCCGGGCAGGACGCGGCTCCGCACTGGGAGTGGGCCAAGTGGCTGCCTCACGTCCAGACCGAGGGAAGTGACGGAGCGGGTAGCCGCCGTCTGATCACGTCCAGTGCGCAGGATCTGGAGCTGCTGCTCAAGGAGGAGCTCGAAGGGCGTCCCCGGTTCCAGGCCGGCGGTCAGCCCCTGCTGGAGCAGCCGCACATCGTCGTCGTACTCGACGGAGAGGCGTTGTCGCCGTTGTCGGCGCTGGCTGCGGCCGAAGGGCTGCAGGGTGTCACGATCGTCGAGGTCGTGCCAGCCAGGCTCACCGGGGCACGCGGCGGTCTCTCGGTCGTGGTGCATCCGCATGCGCTGCGCCTGGAGTCCGGCGACGGCCTCGTCTACGAAGGGACGCCCGACCGTCTCAGTCCCGAGGCCGCCGAGGCACTCGCCCTCCAGCTCGCGCCCCTGTACATGGCGTCCGGTGGCGACTCGGACGAACCGCTGCTCGCCAACCTGGAGTTCACCGATCTCCTCGACCTGGACGACGCGGAATCCGTGGACGTCGGCCGCACGTGGCGCCCGCGCTCCCGTGCCGAGCGCCTGCGTGTCCCGATCGGCGTCGGCGAGGACGGCACGCCGGTGATGCTGGACCTGAAGGAAGCCGCGCAGGACGGCATGGGCCCACACGGCCTGTGTGTCGGCGCCACCGGATCCGGCAAGTCCGAACTGCTGCGCACCCTCGTGCTCGGCCTCGCGGTGACCCACTCCTCGGAGACCCTGAACTTCGTCCTCGCGGACTTCAAGGGCGGCGCAACCTTCGCCGGCATGGCGGACCTGCCACATGTCGCCGCGGTGATCACCAACCTCGCGGACGACCTGACCCTCGTGGACCGCATGGGCGACTCGATCCGCGGCGAACTCAACCGCCGCCAGGAACTGCTCCGCAAGGCGGGCAACTACGCCAACATCCACGACTACGAGAAGGCCCGCTCAGCCGGCGCCGCTCTGGATCCGATCCCGTCCCTCGTCCTGGTGATTGACGAGTTCAGCGAACTCCTCACCGCCAAGCCCGATTTCATCGACATGTTCGTCCAGATCGGCCGCATCGGCCGCTCCCTGGGCGTCCACCTGCTGCTCGCCTCGCAGCGCCTGGAGGAAGGCCGCCTGCGAGGTCTGGAGACCTATCTGTCGTACCGCGTCGGACTGCGGACGTTCTCCGAGTCCGAGTCCCGCGCCGCCCTCGGTGTACCGGACGCCTACCACCTGCCGAACGTCCCGGGCTCGGGCTATCTGAAGTACGGCACCGACGAGATGGCCCGCTTCAAGGCCGCCTACGTCTCCGGCGCGCACCGGCCGACCTCCACCCGGGCCACGGCAGGGGACGGCCCGCTGCCGGTGGACCGTCGTCCTGTGCCCTTCACCGCCGCCCCCGTGCCGGTCCAGTACGCACAGGTCGACCCCCGGGCCCAGGTGCCGGACCCGCGGGCGGGCGGGGACGACGCCCTGGCCGACACCGTGCTCGACGTCATCGTCCGGCGGCTCGCCGGGCAGGGTCCGGCCGCGCACCAGGTGTGGCTGCCGCCGCTGGACAACCCCCCGTCGCTGGACGCCCTCCTCCCGGGACTCGCCGCGGAGCAGGGCCGAGGCCTCACCAAGCCCGGCTACGAGGGCGCGGGCCGCCTCATCGTGCCGCTCGGTGTCGTCGACAAGCCCTTCGAGCAGCGGCGTGACCCGCTGTATCGGGACTTCTCCGGCGCCGCGGGCCATATGCAGATCGTCGGCGGCCCGCAGTCCGGCAAGTCGACGCTGCTGCGGACGATCATCTCCGCGTTCGCGCTGACGCACACACCGCACGAGGTTCAGTTCTACGGCCTGGACTTCGGCGGTGGCGGCATGTCCGCCGTCGCCGGGCTGCCGCACGTCGGCGGGGTGGCCTCACGCCTGGACCCGGAGCGGGTACGCCGCACAGTCGCCGAGGTGTACGGCATCCTGACTCGCCGCGAGGAGTACTTCCGCAGCTCCGGTATCGACTCCATCGCCACCTTCCGCAAGCTGCGGGCCCGCGGAGAGATTTCGGTGGCGGACCAGCCCTGGGGCGATGTCTTCCTGGTCATCGACGGCTGGGGCAACTTCCGCACCGAGTACGAGGGCCTGGAAGCCGCCGTCCTCGACATCGCCTCCCGAGGCCTCGGTTACGGCATCCACCTGATCCTTGCCGCCTCCCGCGCCATGGAGGTCCGTGCGAATCTGAAGGACCTGCTGATGAACCGCCTCGAACTGCGGCTCGGCGACCCAATGGACTCCGAACTGGACCGCAAGGCGGCCGGAAACGTCCCGGCAGGTGTCCCCGGCCGGGGCGTCACTCCCGAGACACTGCACTTCATGGGCGCGGTGCCGCGCATCGACGGCATCCACTCCGACGCCGACCTGTCCGAGGCGACCGCCGCCATGAGTCGCGACGTGGACCGCCACTGGACGGCACCCGGCGCACCGGCGGTACGCCTCCTACCACGTCACATCTCCTTCGCCGACCTGCCCGCAGCACTCGCCCAGCCGGACCGCGGCGTCGCCTTCGCCCTCGACGAGAACAACCTGGAACCCGTCCACGTCAACTTCGACCAGGACCCCTTCTTCCTCGTCTTCGGCGAAAGCGAGTCCGGCAAGTCCAACCTGCTGCGCCTCCTCATCAAACAGATCACCGACCTGCACGACGGGGACTCCTGCAAGCTCTTCGTGATCGACAACCGCCGCTCGCTGCTGGACGCGGCCCCGGCGTCCCACCTGGCCGAGTATGTGCCCATGTCCAACGCCATGGACCACCACGTTCAGGCGCTGGCCGACCTCATGCAGCGGCGCACACCCTCGCCCGACGTCACCGCCGACCAGCTCCGGGCCCGCAACTGGTGGAGCGGCCCGACGATCTACGTGGTGGTCGACGACTACGACCTGGTGTCGACCTCCGGCGGCAACCCGCTCGCCCCGCTCACGGAGCTCCTCCCGTTCGCCCGCGACGTGGGGATCCGCTTCATCGTCGCCAGAAACAGCGCAGGCGCCGGCCGCTCGTCGTACGAACCCTTCATGCAGCGCATCAAGGAACTGGGCGCACAGGGCGTCGTGCTCTCCGGCGACCTGAATGAGGGCGACATCCTCGGCAACGTACGCCCCCGCCCGATGCCGGCGGGGCGGGGGATCTTCGTCTCGCGACGGCGTGGAAACCTGTTGGTGCAGACAGGGCTCATCGGAGAGGAAAGTCGTCGCTGA
- a CDS encoding AAA family ATPase, protein MASVAPFNPKRPVVTADDDNLSDTDIDSSTTHPPAAAPPSETASVRDLLDQYKDSARVVKALQRGDFYDADLDALWRLVPPHVGDQLSRAADALGTPLDAVERGLEDRRLRDEIERRHQAERRLAAESDETTDADEQALAAMAADTYTSDRLDELPQPEWLIDGVLPRGKLIRTNGPPKSLKSFVTLDMAASVGTGCDWHGHKVAPARVLYVVAEGASGTRQRVRAWEELRGCNMTDVDFYPRPVQLGDDPQLRLLRLYVQRGGYGLVVFDTQARCTVGVKENDAAEMGVIIDRLGLIQERTGASCWLVHHTPVGDDERGRGSSAVLGAVDTEFAVNRNRQAGTVTIKNTAQKDAEEMAPATFDVVESGTSIALTTSGGAGSAPVPEVTNNQLAYLRALADFEEVGATATELREEMGMAYKDRNKVSKVLGALAKKGLVRRTGSRHAISELGRRAIQRHRLDEYVQDDQKEPYEQQQLLNGEGDSS, encoded by the coding sequence ATGGCAAGCGTAGCCCCGTTCAACCCCAAGCGGCCCGTCGTGACGGCGGACGACGACAACCTCTCCGACACGGATATCGACAGCTCCACGACGCACCCGCCGGCGGCTGCACCACCGTCGGAAACGGCCAGCGTCCGGGACCTGCTAGATCAGTACAAGGACTCCGCGCGAGTGGTCAAAGCACTCCAGCGCGGCGACTTCTATGACGCCGACCTCGATGCGCTTTGGCGACTTGTTCCGCCTCATGTCGGCGACCAACTCAGCCGGGCCGCAGACGCGCTGGGCACCCCACTGGACGCGGTGGAACGGGGCCTTGAGGACCGGCGGCTGAGGGACGAGATCGAGCGGCGGCATCAGGCCGAGCGGCGGCTCGCGGCGGAGTCCGACGAAACCACTGATGCCGACGAGCAGGCCCTCGCCGCCATGGCCGCCGACACCTACACCAGCGACCGCCTGGACGAGCTGCCGCAGCCGGAGTGGTTGATCGACGGCGTTCTCCCCAGGGGCAAGCTGATCCGCACCAACGGTCCGCCGAAGTCGCTGAAGAGCTTCGTCACCCTCGACATGGCGGCGTCCGTCGGCACGGGCTGCGATTGGCACGGCCACAAGGTCGCTCCGGCGCGAGTCCTGTATGTGGTGGCCGAAGGGGCGTCCGGCACGAGGCAGCGGGTACGGGCGTGGGAGGAACTGCGCGGCTGCAACATGACCGATGTGGACTTCTACCCCCGGCCCGTGCAACTCGGTGACGACCCTCAGCTCCGCCTGCTGCGGCTGTACGTCCAGCGGGGCGGATACGGCCTCGTCGTCTTCGACACACAGGCCCGCTGCACCGTCGGCGTCAAGGAGAACGACGCGGCCGAGATGGGCGTGATCATCGACCGGCTGGGGCTGATCCAGGAGCGGACCGGCGCCTCGTGCTGGCTCGTCCACCACACGCCGGTCGGCGACGACGAGCGTGGCCGGGGGTCGTCGGCGGTCCTTGGGGCCGTCGACACCGAGTTCGCCGTGAACCGCAACCGGCAAGCAGGCACGGTCACGATCAAGAACACCGCCCAGAAGGACGCGGAGGAGATGGCACCCGCCACGTTTGACGTCGTGGAGTCCGGGACCTCGATCGCGCTCACGACCAGTGGCGGTGCGGGTTCGGCGCCCGTCCCGGAAGTGACCAACAACCAGCTCGCATACCTTCGGGCGTTGGCCGACTTCGAGGAAGTTGGTGCGACGGCTACGGAACTGCGTGAAGAGATGGGGATGGCCTACAAGGACCGGAACAAGGTCAGCAAGGTCCTCGGGGCGCTGGCGAAGAAGGGCCTCGTCCGCCGAACCGGCAGCCGCCACGCGATCAGCGAATTGGGGCGCCGCGCCATCCAACGGCACCGTCTCGACGAGTACGTCCAGGACGACCAGAAGGAACCGTACGAACAGCAACAGCTCCTCAATGGAGAAGGTGACTCTTCATGA
- a CDS encoding AlpA family transcriptional regulator gives MAGLATPDEVADYLKIPKRTLDQWRYLGIGPKSVRVGRHCRYRWADVERWLAEHERGAA, from the coding sequence ATGGCCGGACTCGCCACGCCCGACGAAGTGGCCGACTACCTGAAGATCCCCAAGCGGACACTCGACCAGTGGCGCTATCTCGGAATCGGACCGAAGTCGGTCCGGGTCGGCCGCCATTGCCGGTACCGCTGGGCCGATGTCGAGCGGTGGCTGGCAGAGCACGAACGGGGGGCAGCGTGA
- a CDS encoding helix-turn-helix domain-containing protein translates to MASDKRNPLGPVGENVRRNVQRLREQQNLSLAQVSRRLDKIGRKIPPLGLSRIEAGERRVDADDLVALAAVLRVSVPALLLPHEDPGMPVSLASRMSVEWRTAWNWVRGETAVAASQDWVALLPWRATNQPYLNEKELKQQPFERPTQFSVEAWEEMKDDGPGS, encoded by the coding sequence ATGGCATCGGACAAGAGGAACCCGTTGGGGCCAGTCGGCGAGAACGTGCGGCGCAACGTGCAACGGCTCCGCGAGCAGCAGAACCTCTCGCTTGCGCAGGTATCCCGGAGGCTCGACAAGATCGGCAGGAAGATCCCCCCGCTCGGGCTCTCCCGCATCGAGGCAGGCGAGCGCCGCGTGGACGCAGACGACCTGGTTGCCCTCGCTGCGGTCCTGCGCGTCTCCGTTCCGGCGCTCCTGCTCCCGCACGAGGATCCAGGCATGCCGGTGTCCCTGGCGAGTCGGATGTCCGTCGAGTGGCGGACGGCGTGGAATTGGGTGCGCGGCGAGACCGCCGTGGCGGCCAGTCAGGACTGGGTCGCGTTGCTGCCGTGGCGCGCGACCAATCAGCCGTATCTGAACGAGAAGGAACTGAAGCAACAGCCCTTCGAGCGGCCGACTCAATTCTCGGTCGAGGCGTGGGAAGAGATGAAAGACGATGGCCCAGGTAGTTGA
- a CDS encoding site-specific integrase — MRWQVRYRDPDRKQVKENFTTKPQAERRAAEIAMELDKGTYVRPSELRITFREYAEQWRKAQPHRATTARDVETVLRLYVYPRFGDRQLTSIRQGELQAWLTGLVRVKGLAPRTARKVQQKVSAVFNAAVRDRLIPASPCAGLKAVEVPHTEVAPLTSAEVHKLAGAMPDRYRVLVILAVGSGLRAGELFGLQVKHIDFLRRTVRVEQQVQRAHPGVVVCPPKTKHSYRTVPVPQRVIDALAAHLKAYPAEQDGFLFAGPVNADHFADTVWRPAVKAAGLPKGTRLHALRHTYASVLIKHGKGPKTVAARLGDTVVVAMGIYAHLFPDDDEDTREAVEEFLQEAA, encoded by the coding sequence ATGCGCTGGCAGGTCCGGTACCGCGATCCGGACCGGAAGCAGGTGAAGGAGAACTTCACCACCAAGCCCCAGGCGGAGCGCAGGGCGGCCGAGATCGCCATGGAGCTGGACAAGGGGACATACGTCCGTCCCAGCGAGCTGCGGATCACCTTCCGCGAGTACGCCGAGCAATGGCGTAAGGCGCAACCGCACCGGGCGACCACCGCTCGGGACGTCGAGACCGTCCTGCGGCTGTACGTCTATCCGAGGTTCGGCGACCGGCAACTGACATCGATCCGGCAAGGTGAGCTGCAGGCGTGGCTGACGGGTCTGGTCCGGGTGAAGGGGCTGGCCCCACGTACCGCCAGGAAGGTTCAGCAGAAGGTCTCCGCCGTGTTCAACGCGGCCGTGCGCGACCGGCTGATACCGGCGTCACCCTGCGCCGGGCTGAAGGCCGTGGAGGTCCCCCACACCGAGGTCGCCCCGCTTACCTCGGCGGAGGTGCACAAGCTCGCCGGCGCCATGCCGGACCGGTACCGGGTGCTGGTCATCCTCGCAGTCGGAAGCGGGCTCCGGGCGGGAGAACTCTTCGGCCTCCAGGTCAAGCACATCGACTTCCTTCGCCGCACCGTTCGGGTCGAACAGCAGGTTCAGAGGGCGCATCCCGGCGTGGTCGTATGTCCGCCCAAGACGAAGCACTCGTATCGGACTGTGCCTGTGCCACAGCGCGTGATCGACGCCCTTGCCGCTCACCTGAAGGCGTACCCGGCGGAACAAGACGGCTTCCTGTTCGCAGGACCCGTCAACGCGGACCACTTCGCCGACACCGTTTGGCGTCCGGCGGTCAAGGCGGCCGGGCTCCCCAAGGGCACGCGGCTGCATGCCCTGAGGCACACGTACGCAAGCGTCCTGATCAAGCACGGCAAGGGGCCGAAGACCGTGGCAGCGCGACTGGGCGACACCGTGGTCGTGGCGATGGGAATCTACGCGCACCTGTTCCCCGACGACGATGAGGACACCCGCGAGGCGGTCGAGGAGTTCCTGCAGGAGGCTGCCTGA
- a CDS encoding MBL fold metallo-hydrolase yields the protein MKLTVVGCSGSFPSAESACSSYLVEADGFRLLLDMGNGALGELQRHCGLYDLDAIFLSHLHADHCIDMCAYFVARYYRHDGGRCDPIPVYGPEGTEHRLTTAYADTPTASSMSEVFDFHTVKPSTFEIGPFLVHTERVAHPVEAYGIRIEHGGKTLTYSGDTGISTALDELARDADLFLCEAAFTHGKEDIPDLHLNGREAGQTAARAHARRLLLTHIPPWTDPEVNLADARAVYDGPVELAAPRMTYEI from the coding sequence ATGAAGCTCACCGTCGTCGGCTGCTCGGGGTCGTTCCCGTCCGCGGAATCGGCCTGCTCGAGCTACCTCGTCGAGGCCGACGGCTTCCGGCTACTCCTCGACATGGGCAACGGCGCCCTTGGCGAGCTGCAGCGCCACTGCGGTCTCTACGACCTCGACGCGATCTTCCTCAGCCATCTGCACGCCGACCACTGCATCGACATGTGCGCGTACTTCGTCGCGCGCTACTACCGGCACGACGGCGGCCGCTGCGACCCGATCCCGGTCTACGGCCCCGAGGGCACCGAGCACCGCCTCACCACGGCCTACGCCGACACCCCCACCGCCTCGTCCATGAGCGAGGTCTTCGACTTCCACACGGTCAAGCCGTCCACCTTCGAGATCGGCCCGTTCCTCGTGCACACGGAACGCGTGGCCCACCCGGTGGAGGCGTACGGCATCCGGATCGAGCACGGCGGGAAGACCCTGACGTACTCCGGCGACACGGGCATCAGCACCGCCCTGGACGAACTCGCCCGCGACGCCGACCTGTTCCTGTGCGAGGCGGCCTTCACGCACGGCAAGGAAGACATCCCCGACCTGCACCTCAACGGCCGCGAGGCAGGCCAGACCGCGGCCCGCGCGCACGCCCGCCGCCTGCTCCTCACCCACATCCCGCCGTGGACCGACCCTGAGGTCAACCTGGCCGATGCGCGGGCGGTGTACGACGGGCCGGTGGAACTGGCGGCTCCGCGGATGACGTACGAGATCTGA
- a CDS encoding PTS transporter subunit EIIC, translating into MSTATSPTAAPTKKWGSGLFQGLQKVGRSLQLPIAVLPAAGLMVRLGQPDVFGVEGLGWDKVAAVFDKAGGAITGSLPLLFCIGVAIGFAKKSDGSTALAALVGFLVYSKVLEAFPVTEAKVQNGADIAATYNNPGVLGGIIMGLLSAVLWQRYHRKKLVDWLGFFNGRRLVPIIMAFVGVAVGVFFGLVWEPIGEAIGDFGEWMTGLGSFGAALFGAINRALIPIGMHQFVNTVAWFQLGDFKDAAGEVVHGDYSRFLAGDPTAGMFMSGFFPIMMFGLPAAAIAIAHCARPERRKAVMGMMISLALTSFVTGVTEPIEFSFMFIAPLLYVIHAVLTAVSMAVTWGLGVHAGFNFSAGFIDYALNWNLATKPWMIIPIGLVFAAIYYTVFRFAIIKFNLATPGREPEEEIEDLTKA; encoded by the coding sequence ATGAGCACCGCCACCTCGCCAACGGCGGCCCCCACGAAGAAGTGGGGATCAGGCCTGTTCCAGGGCCTGCAGAAGGTCGGCCGCAGCCTGCAGCTGCCCATCGCCGTGTTGCCGGCGGCGGGCCTGATGGTCCGGCTCGGCCAACCGGACGTCTTCGGGGTCGAGGGCCTCGGCTGGGACAAGGTCGCCGCGGTCTTCGACAAGGCGGGCGGCGCCATCACCGGCAGTCTCCCCCTGCTCTTCTGCATAGGCGTCGCCATCGGCTTCGCCAAGAAGTCCGACGGCTCGACCGCGCTGGCCGCGCTGGTGGGCTTCCTGGTCTACAGCAAGGTCCTGGAGGCCTTCCCGGTCACCGAGGCCAAGGTCCAGAACGGCGCGGACATAGCCGCGACCTACAACAACCCCGGTGTGCTCGGCGGCATCATCATGGGTCTGCTCTCGGCGGTCCTGTGGCAGCGGTACCACCGCAAGAAGCTGGTGGACTGGCTCGGCTTCTTCAACGGCCGGCGTCTCGTCCCGATCATCATGGCGTTCGTCGGTGTGGCCGTCGGCGTCTTCTTCGGACTGGTCTGGGAGCCGATCGGCGAGGCCATCGGCGACTTCGGCGAGTGGATGACGGGCCTCGGCTCCTTCGGCGCCGCCCTTTTCGGCGCGATCAACCGCGCGCTCATCCCGATCGGCATGCACCAGTTCGTGAACACGGTGGCGTGGTTCCAGCTCGGCGACTTCAAGGACGCTGCCGGCGAGGTCGTGCACGGCGACTACAGCCGCTTCCTGGCCGGTGACCCGACCGCCGGAATGTTCATGTCCGGCTTCTTCCCGATCATGATGTTCGGCCTGCCGGCCGCCGCGATTGCCATCGCACACTGTGCTCGCCCCGAGCGCCGCAAGGCCGTGATGGGCATGATGATCTCGCTCGCGCTGACGTCCTTCGTGACGGGTGTGACCGAGCCGATCGAGTTCTCGTTCATGTTCATCGCCCCGCTCCTGTACGTCATTCACGCGGTCCTGACCGCGGTGTCCATGGCGGTCACCTGGGGACTGGGCGTCCACGCGGGCTTCAACTTCTCCGCAGGCTTCATCGACTACGCCCTGAACTGGAACCTGGCCACCAAGCCATGGATGATCATCCCGATCGGCCTGGTCTTCGCGGCGATCTACTACACCGTCTTCCGGTTCGCGATCATCAAGTTCAACCTCGCCACCCCGGGCCGCGAGCCCGAGGAGGAGATCGAGGACCTCACCAAGGCGTGA